A window from Telopea speciosissima isolate NSW1024214 ecotype Mountain lineage chromosome 8, Tspe_v1, whole genome shotgun sequence encodes these proteins:
- the LOC122638376 gene encoding phosphoenolpyruvate/phosphate translocator 1, chloroplastic-like, translated as MQSSAFTLSPTTPCLNTRKLLNRSSYLRFNPISLSSSKRSFDLTPIHGSSGSSAHKLSPLCSSSRFSSWISAPPLVSDGGKKNFEVEATSIPESAGESAKSSNLIRTLQLGLLFGLWYLFNIYFNIYNKQVLKVFPFPVTVTTFQFFTGTVLVILMWTLNLYKRPKISSSQLVAILPLALVHSLGNLFTNMSLGKVAVSFTHTIKAMEPFFSVLLSVLFLGERPTIWVVSSLVPIVGGVALASLTEASFNWAGFWSAMASNLTLQSRNVLSKKVMVKKEESMDNITLFSIITIMSFILCFPLTLFMEGVKFTPAYMQAAGLNVKEVCVRSLVAALCYHAYQQVSYMILQRVSPVTHSVGNCVKRVVVIVTSVLFFKTPVSPINSLGTGLALAGVFLYSRVKRIKPKQKTA; from the exons ATGCAGAGCTCTGCATTTACTCTCTCTCCCACGACGCCATGTCTCAATACCAGAAAACTTCTGAATCGGAGCTCGTACCTTAGATTTAATCCGATTTCGCTCTCTTCTTCTAAGAGATCGTTTGATCTCACTCCAATCCATGGCAGCTCTGGATCTTCCGCTCACAAGTTGTCGCCACTTTGTTCTTCGTCGCGTTTCAGTAGCTGGATTTCTGCTCCACCTCTCGTCTCAGATGGAGGGAAGAAGAACTTTGAAGTGGAGGCTACCTCGATTCCTGAGAGTGCTGGCGAGAGCGCGAAATCGAGCAATTTGATCCGAACGTTGCAGCTCGGACTTTTGTTCGGGCTCTGGTATCTTTTCAACATCTACTTCAACATTTATAACAAACAG GTTCTGAAGGTTTTTCCGTTCCCAGTAACTGTCACCACGTTTCAATTCTTTACGGGGACTGTGCTTGTCATTTTAATGTGGACACTTAATCTCTACAAGAGACCTAAAATCAGTAGTTCCCAG CTTGTAGCAATCCTACCTTTGGCCTTGGTGCACTCATtgggaaaccttttcaccaacATGAGTCTTGGAAAAGTTGCTGTATCTTTCACACACACAATCAAAGCTATGGAGCCATTTTTCTCAGTTCTTCTCTCCGTTTTGTTTCTTGGGGAG AGGCCCACTATCTGGGTTGTGTCTTCTCTTGTACCAATTGTTGGTGGTGTAGCATTGGCATCTCTAACAGAAGCCTCTTTTAATTG GGCTGGGTTTTGGAGTGCAATGGCTTCCAACCTGACTCTCCAATCTCGTAATGTCCTCAGCAAAAAGGTCATGGTTAAGAAAGAG GAGTCCATGGACAACATAACTCTTTTCTCAATAATAACGATCATGTCATTTATCCTGTGTTTCCCACTGACTCTCTTCATGGAAGGTGTCAAGTTTACTCCCGCATACATGCAGGCTGCA GGCTTGAACGTTAAAGAGGTATGCGTGAGGtctctagttgctgccctctgTTACCATGCTTATCAGCAG GTTTCTTATATGATACTACAGAGGGTGTCCCCTGTTACCCATTCTGTGGGCAACTGTGTGAAGCGGGTTGTGGTCATTGTGACGTCAGTTCTCTTCTTCAAAACCCCAGTCTCTCCCATCAATTCTCTTG GAACTGGGCTGGCTCTTGCTGGAGTCTTCTTGTACTCTAGGGTGAAGCGGATAAAGCCAAAGCAGAAGACAGCATAA